The genome window TTTCGccttgaattataatttacacattttaattttttctcaattttatcaattagtaaatatataatcttgtacAAGAGAAGAAACTTACCTTGCTGGCGTACTGTTTATGACACCACTGACAACCTTGAGGACTAGTTGTGACACTGCCCACTGTTTGGCTAAAGCTCGGATTTGGCAGTCCCGAAAATTCCGATTCCTTTTGTCGGTTACTAGGTGGCAAGGCCGCACCCGGATGATTCTTCATAATATGCGCCTTACGCTTACTGCTACTTTTATAAaccttgaaagaaaaatacgcgatatatgttaaaatatgataattatttttacatgcaaAAATTCGAATTTATTGCGTGACTAAACCTTGTCGCAATATTGGCAGTAATAATCTCTGGTTTGCCGCAAAATAGGTAAGTTCAATTCTGGCACAGATTCCGGTGCGACGTCGGGATGTCGTTTTGCTAAATGATTTACCAGCATTCCTCTTCGTTTGAAACCCACCAGGCATTGATGGCATTTGTAAATGAAGCGATTGTAATCGTTCGGATTTACCTATTAatcaaagaattatataacaaataattaaataaaatacactcACATGttatcacatttttacttCAATATACCTTTGGCACAAATTTTTTCGCCTGGTTATTCTGTGTCGTATGTTCTCCATTTCCTGTTTGAGAATAGTGTATTTTAGTCATATGTTCCTTCAATTTGTCCTTTCTCTTGAACCGCTTACCACAGTTGGCACAATGAAATTCtctatgcaaataaaaattaatcagatttttattaacattattaatgtaattgacataatgaaaagaattatGGAAGTGTTGTACCTATGATCAGAATGTTTCAGCAAATGCATTCGCAATTTGTCAACTGTCGGAAAACGTTTTGCACAATGCTGACACTTGTGTTTTCTTTCACAATGATGTGCTCGAATGTGTTTACGAATAACTGAATATTTGATGAATGTTCGTTGGCAGTGGGGGCAGCTGAATATGCCATCTTGATTTCTGTGCGTCTCAACATGATCCTTCAGCATTGTACCTTGGCGAAATAGCTGCCTGCACATTGGACACTCGAAGACCTGCTTATTTTCTGCAAATCAGAATCATAATacaattcttattaaatttcctttaattgatttattatctaGATTAGAGGtaatactttctctctctctctctctctctctctctctctctctctctctctctctctctctctctctctctctctctctcttattacCTTTATGCGTTTTGAGATGACCAGACAATGCAGAGTTATTCATAAATCGTTTCAAGCAGATACTGCATGGCAGTGGTTTTTGGTCCTCAGCACCATGCGCCAAGCAGTGCTGTTGTAATCGTATCTTTGTAGCAAAACGTTTATAACACATTGAACACTTGTATGTACTTAGAGGAGTCAATCTCTTTGTTTTGGGTAGTGCCAATCGCCCATGTTGAGATACGTGATTCGCCAATTCACTTTGCTTCTGGAATTCTAGTCCACATTGTGGACACACAGATGTTTGATTCTCAATTTTGATATCGTTAGAAGAATGAACGACTGTGTGTAAATTAAGCAGAGATGGTTTTCTGAAAATCAGATTACACACAGAACATTTCCATTCCTTATTGCACTTATTGTTTTGCCGTgagttttccttttctttcacaTTTCTGCCACGAAACATTTTTACACGTCGATTGTTGTAAGAATTGTTATCCAAACGTGGCCATATAGAAATTTGATTAGcaacttctttaaaaaaaaaattacattaatgcaGTTAACATTTCAGAGtgatctaatatatataatattattatattcattaactTATATACCTTTTTCATCTGGTTTATGTACTGGCAAATTTCTGCGATTTGCATAATCTGTACTAGGGCCTGCCTTTAATTCTTCTTTCGACAAAATGTTTCTATTGGTCAGAAACACTATTCCATCCTTCTGTTggcaaatgattaaattttgctCCTTATACGTAAGAGCAGGCCGCACAAAACGCATCCAGTTTGAagtatctgaaaaaatacaataagaattcaaaaatttaatatcttgtcAATTGGCACCACAGACCGTTACTTACTTTCGTTCGA of Anoplolepis gracilipes chromosome 8, ASM4749672v1, whole genome shotgun sequence contains these proteins:
- the LOC140668433 gene encoding PR domain zinc finger protein 10, coding for MDPRGPPEGAPAESFEISSIDKGADTSVNWPIDHAFASSLCEQPKKLNNRLLFLTVEYVEDQSRLFPTYEQISLSPRAASPLSEFEHRVSPLDPNMSSAARYSPTPVQLPSSPFHNSVVVLQGPSSPLISQPEPNIRASINYVTQLTHPIDTQVVPQTDATTDFVGNGNEEGLVSSVSSELILMQETTPELESSSTPLMLTGIPGTDFTLTRDFLVMQDDQINVINTFKNQNMEIENSHVALPSVIEDANKENNNLIMPECDKEIQQITKNISSSEKKKPIEKKDVRRSKRHITDKKNLWCDEYDNNCTKDESCNLNDVCTIADQPVPSRAVATLPGSYLSLNKLSSQATADGVTYGVFAKRNIRRHTQFGPIEGVLRAYDGSPFKDALPLLYETESGELLQVDVSNENTSNWMRFVRPALTYKEQNLIICQQKDGIVFLTNRNILSKEELKAGPSTDYANRRNLPVHKPDEKEVANQISIWPRLDNNSYNNRRVKMFRGRNVKEKENSRQNNKCNKEWKCSVCNLIFRKPSLLNLHTVVHSSNDIKIENQTSVCPQCGLEFQKQSELANHVSQHGRLALPKTKRLTPLSTYKCSMCYKRFATKIRLQQHCLAHGAEDQKPLPCSICLKRFMNNSALSGHLKTHKENKQVFECPMCRQLFRQGTMLKDHVETHRNQDGIFSCPHCQRTFIKYSVIRKHIRAHHCERKHKCQHCAKRFPTVDKLRMHLLKHSDHREFHCANCGKRFKRKDKLKEHMTKIHYSQTGNGEHTTQNNQAKKFVPKVNPNDYNRFIYKCHQCLVGFKRRGMLVNHLAKRHPDVAPESVPELNLPILRQTRDYYCQYCDKVYKSSSKRKAHIMKNHPGAALPPSNRQKESEFSGLPNPSFSQTVGSVTTSPQGCQWCHKQYASKAKLLQHQRKKHAHLMEPADQIPRSRNRPPQNQNQPPALNDNNFVISDYIQGCDVNGDFLKQKIIKITNDVDLIGNGGLEMVGQQFVRMRDIR